A genomic stretch from Sulfobacillus thermosulfidooxidans includes:
- a CDS encoding putative PEP-binding protein — MRYDAEVLSSGVARGPWTIVSPTMPESQESQSQDWRKAHALAIATLEKLIRTVSQANEKDIIEAQMLMLQDPTWWTRVEELTRTLDPKTAIRQSAEEFASSLDQIADPYLQQRAQDIRDVAALWIQTLTNHHTVRIEPETIVVTDKMSVRDIITWAQIPVLGIIVEEGSPLMHASLIAQNMGIPVLKLPSAVKILSHHSLPSQILLNAHEGYIELFDEASTGPLEEVNPNRPSPRYVGPLNIKGQSFEIMANISSVLEARQARDFGADGIGLVRTEFFFEAADHLLSLDEQVDLYRLVRKNSPGPVIFRTVDIGSDKPLAFLPVNTETNPALGRRGVRLYYQYPDLLKTQLQALLRAQDDSQPVSVMFPMISTLEEWQFCQHMAHEVINASNRPMSSLHLGIMLEVPSLLFLIPELATHHVQFASLGSNDLYQYMLAQDREQSSDHRSSGTFSFARALAFASEQAQAYHLPLSVCGQLAAEPQWALLFAGLHITRLSMASPQIPRIKAYLRDHIASPSALEAEVKEALSSLSSFTSWMTS; from the coding sequence GTGCGCTATGATGCTGAAGTGCTGTCGTCGGGTGTAGCACGGGGCCCTTGGACGATCGTGTCTCCGACCATGCCAGAGAGCCAAGAATCTCAAAGCCAAGACTGGAGAAAAGCTCATGCCCTAGCTATTGCCACCCTCGAAAAACTCATAAGGACAGTGTCTCAAGCCAACGAAAAAGACATTATCGAAGCGCAAATGCTCATGTTACAAGACCCTACGTGGTGGACCCGTGTTGAGGAGTTGACTCGCACCCTTGACCCCAAAACCGCTATCAGGCAATCGGCTGAAGAATTTGCTTCATCTCTTGACCAAATAGCTGATCCCTATTTACAACAACGAGCACAAGACATTCGCGACGTTGCGGCACTGTGGATCCAAACTCTCACAAACCATCACACCGTAAGAATAGAACCCGAGACAATCGTTGTCACAGACAAGATGAGTGTGCGAGACATCATAACCTGGGCGCAAATTCCTGTTCTCGGCATCATTGTTGAAGAGGGAAGTCCCCTCATGCATGCCTCATTGATTGCCCAGAATATGGGGATTCCCGTTCTTAAACTCCCTTCCGCGGTAAAAATTTTATCGCATCATTCCTTACCGTCCCAAATCTTATTAAATGCCCATGAGGGTTATATCGAGCTCTTTGATGAAGCCAGCACAGGTCCTCTGGAAGAAGTGAATCCCAATCGCCCTTCTCCCCGTTATGTGGGTCCCCTCAACATTAAAGGGCAATCTTTTGAAATCATGGCGAATATATCCTCTGTGTTAGAAGCCCGTCAGGCCCGGGATTTTGGTGCTGACGGTATCGGACTCGTGCGTACCGAATTCTTTTTCGAAGCGGCTGATCACCTTCTATCCCTTGACGAGCAAGTGGATTTGTACCGGCTTGTACGAAAGAATAGTCCAGGACCCGTCATTTTCCGCACCGTGGACATCGGCAGCGACAAGCCATTGGCCTTTCTCCCCGTAAACACGGAGACCAATCCAGCCTTAGGTCGGCGGGGAGTAAGACTCTATTACCAATATCCGGATTTACTGAAAACCCAACTTCAGGCCTTGCTTCGCGCACAAGACGACTCCCAGCCTGTTTCCGTCATGTTTCCTATGATCAGCACCCTCGAGGAATGGCAATTTTGCCAGCATATGGCACACGAGGTGATTAATGCGTCCAATCGCCCTATGTCATCATTACACCTCGGCATCATGCTGGAAGTGCCTTCTCTCCTTTTTCTCATCCCCGAACTCGCCACACACCATGTTCAGTTCGCCTCCTTGGGGAGTAACGATCTCTATCAATATATGCTCGCCCAAGACCGTGAACAGTCTTCTGATCATCGGAGTTCTGGAACATTCAGTTTCGCCCGAGCTCTGGCCTTTGCCAGTGAACAAGCCCAAGCTTACCATCTTCCCTTAAGTGTCTGTGGACAACTCGCTGCGGAACCCCAGTGGGCTTTGTTATTCGCAGGCCTTCACATCACCCGCTTAAGCATGGCCAGCCCTCAAATTCCCCGCATTAAAGCCTATCTGCGTGATCATATTGCGAGCCCATCCGCATTGGAAGCCGAAGTGAAAGAGGCATTATCCTCTCTCTCGTCTTTTACAAGTTGGATGACTTCCTAA
- the glpK gene encoding glycerol kinase GlpK, which yields MGYQYVLALDQGTTSSRAILFNQAGQVVAAGQKELRQIYPQPGWVEHDPDDIWQSQWQAIQECLNTSQVPISQIRAIGITNQRETTVVWNKNTGRPIYNAIVWQCRRTARYCDQLREQNLSDTFRRKTGLVIDAYFSGTKVAWILDHVPGARDLAAQGDLVFGTVDSWLIFKLTDGAVHVTDYSNASRTLLYNIHDLSWDEDLLNILNIPLSMCPRVVDSSGICAYTSTHWFGQDIPIAGIAGDQQAALFGQNCFSPGSVKNTYGTGSFLLMNTGTQPVVSDHGLLTTIAWGISGQITYALEGSIFITGAVVQWLRDELQLIHTAKETEALALSVNSTNGVYVVPAFVGLGAPYWDSYARGTIVGLTRGSNRAHLVRAALESIAYQTRDVLDVMQQDSNHSISALRVDGGAIANQFLAQFQADILGLLVQRPQVTETTAMGAAFLAGLATGVWPGFEPLTAAWHLDAEFSPAMDESTRERLYQGWQRAVSRAQNWVDGNDGE from the coding sequence ATGGGTTATCAGTATGTTTTGGCGCTGGATCAAGGGACCACAAGTAGCCGTGCCATTTTATTTAATCAAGCAGGTCAAGTTGTTGCAGCCGGTCAGAAAGAATTACGCCAAATTTATCCGCAACCGGGGTGGGTGGAGCATGATCCCGATGATATTTGGCAGTCACAATGGCAAGCCATCCAAGAATGCCTCAACACGTCGCAAGTACCAATTTCTCAGATTCGTGCTATCGGAATTACTAATCAACGCGAAACAACGGTTGTATGGAATAAAAATACGGGTCGACCCATCTATAACGCCATTGTCTGGCAGTGCCGGCGAACGGCTAGATATTGTGATCAATTGCGTGAACAAAATCTCAGTGACACATTTCGGAGAAAAACCGGTCTGGTTATCGATGCCTATTTTTCGGGGACGAAAGTTGCCTGGATTTTAGATCATGTTCCGGGTGCAAGGGATTTGGCGGCACAAGGAGACCTGGTTTTTGGCACCGTTGACAGCTGGTTAATATTCAAATTAACCGATGGCGCGGTGCATGTGACCGACTATTCCAATGCTTCCAGGACCTTGCTATATAACATTCATGACTTGTCATGGGATGAGGATTTGCTAAACATTTTGAACATTCCGCTCTCAATGTGTCCTAGGGTTGTCGATTCTTCGGGGATTTGTGCCTATACCAGCACGCATTGGTTCGGACAAGACATTCCGATTGCCGGTATTGCTGGAGATCAACAAGCGGCGTTATTCGGCCAAAACTGTTTTAGCCCCGGTTCGGTCAAAAATACTTACGGGACCGGATCATTTCTCTTGATGAATACCGGCACCCAACCCGTTGTATCTGATCATGGGTTATTGACAACGATTGCTTGGGGGATTTCTGGACAAATCACTTATGCCCTCGAAGGCTCCATCTTTATCACTGGCGCTGTCGTGCAGTGGCTGCGGGATGAATTACAATTAATTCATACCGCTAAGGAAACTGAAGCTCTGGCGTTGTCGGTGAATAGCACCAATGGCGTGTATGTGGTGCCAGCCTTTGTGGGGTTAGGCGCACCGTACTGGGATAGTTATGCGAGGGGGACTATTGTGGGCTTAACCCGGGGGAGTAATCGTGCTCATCTTGTTCGAGCCGCCTTAGAATCTATTGCTTATCAGACCCGGGATGTTTTAGATGTGATGCAACAAGACAGTAACCACTCGATTTCGGCATTGCGAGTCGACGGGGGTGCTATTGCCAATCAATTTTTGGCGCAGTTCCAAGCAGATATCTTGGGACTTCTTGTACAACGTCCCCAAGTCACAGAAACGACGGCCATGGGCGCCGCTTTTCTTGCGGGATTGGCGACAGGTGTCTGGCCGGGTTTTGAGCCTCTAACAGCTGCATGGCATCTTGATGCGGAATTTTCTCCGGCAATGGATGAATCCACCCGAGAGAGACTCTATCAGGGATGGCAAAGGGCAGTTAGCCGTGCGCAAAACTGGGTCGATGGAAATGATGGCGAATAG
- the dhaL gene encoding dihydroxyacetone kinase subunit DhaL, with product MTSDQFRQLWICFAEQVRAYTDTLNDLDRAIGDGDHGTNLARGLNKVRAVWPNGDLSLPDLQEMSKQVGMTLLSTVGGASGALWGSGLLKAAQALPQEDVAGDDTVILWIETLVNNIEMRGKSQVGDKTMVDVMRPAINWLMETPGCFRERLEALPALTTQWMESTKDLQAKRGRAAYLGARSIGHIDPGSFSAALWWQCLSKVVAC from the coding sequence ATGACCAGTGACCAATTTCGGCAATTATGGATCTGTTTTGCTGAGCAAGTGAGGGCTTATACCGACACATTAAATGATTTGGACCGGGCCATTGGCGATGGGGATCACGGGACTAATCTCGCCCGCGGCTTGAACAAAGTTCGCGCTGTGTGGCCTAATGGGGATCTTTCTCTCCCTGACTTACAAGAGATGAGCAAACAAGTGGGAATGACATTACTCAGCACCGTCGGCGGTGCTTCGGGGGCTTTGTGGGGATCGGGCTTGTTAAAGGCCGCCCAAGCATTGCCGCAAGAGGATGTTGCCGGGGATGATACGGTGATTTTATGGATTGAAACTCTTGTGAACAACATCGAGATGCGGGGAAAATCCCAGGTGGGTGACAAGACGATGGTGGACGTGATGCGCCCTGCTATCAATTGGCTTATGGAAACTCCAGGATGCTTTCGTGAACGATTAGAAGCTTTGCCTGCTTTAACAACACAGTGGATGGAAAGCACGAAAGATTTGCAAGCCAAACGGGGACGTGCGGCATATTTGGGCGCACGCAGCATTGGACACATTGACCCGGGTTCCTTTTCCGCAGCATTATGGTGGCAATGTTTAAGCAAGGTGGTGGCTTGCTAG
- a CDS encoding PTS-dependent dihydroxyacetone kinase phosphotransferase subunit DhaM, whose protein sequence is MTGILLVSHSKQLAEGLAQLLHGVAGEELLIETVGGIQNLGVDATMVLEGIDDLTDWGCTTILIFGDLGSAFLAAETARDLMQGTQDIRVVDAPFVEGSLAACMVLTMGSTAEEAIKAAEEAYQIRKR, encoded by the coding sequence ATGACCGGAATATTGCTCGTTTCCCATTCTAAACAATTAGCTGAGGGCTTAGCGCAATTGCTTCACGGCGTGGCGGGTGAGGAATTGCTCATCGAAACCGTGGGTGGAATTCAGAACTTAGGAGTTGATGCCACCATGGTTCTAGAGGGAATCGACGATTTGACAGATTGGGGATGTACAACCATCCTGATTTTTGGCGATCTGGGCAGTGCCTTTTTGGCGGCGGAAACCGCTCGGGATTTAATGCAAGGCACTCAGGACATCCGGGTAGTGGATGCTCCGTTTGTGGAAGGATCCTTGGCCGCATGTATGGTATTGACTATGGGTTCGACTGCCGAGGAAGCCATTAAGGCAGCAGAAGAGGCATATCAGATTCGTAAGCGTTAG
- a CDS encoding APC family permease, which produces MNIVDRSSLKHELRLIDLVMASLGGIIGSGWLFGALYAANVAGPSSILSWVMGGIAVIFIGLIFAELTGMLPESGGVARYPHYSHGHLTSFIMGWAIWIGYAASPAIQAEAMVQYSAHYIPGLFNATTNTIEPPGLLLAAVLMFLFFLINYFGVRSFARVNTPLTLIKFIMPTLTIIVFLATGLHWHNMHVQHFAPYGSAGVLQAIATSGIIFSYLGFRQAVDLAGEAKNPHRDVPRAIMLSIGIGIILYSLLQVVFIAAVPTAQLRQGWDHLAMAAPFAQLAVGLNLGWVAALLYADAIISPTGTGNVYLASTTRVLYAMAENGYLPKVLAKVDPKTGIPVASLVLAFLLGLLFLAPFPAWNQLVSVISSATVLTYIMGPISAAVFRRTAPNAPRFYRVPGLSIVGPVAFVMGSWIIYWTGWNVDWKLLLAMLVGVLLYALFSWLLPEQIERPSWRSVKAGIWLVVYLMAMLAMSYGGSGRFGSPYNHHKGLIHFPYDLIVSALMSLAFYYWGVASGYPTPQLTEALGHPE; this is translated from the coding sequence GTGAACATCGTGGACCGATCTTCGTTAAAGCATGAGTTACGTTTGATTGATTTGGTCATGGCATCTTTAGGCGGCATTATTGGTTCGGGGTGGTTATTTGGGGCATTATATGCCGCCAATGTGGCAGGCCCCTCTTCGATTCTCTCATGGGTTATGGGTGGAATTGCCGTCATTTTCATTGGATTAATTTTTGCTGAATTAACAGGAATGCTTCCCGAGTCGGGTGGTGTCGCCCGTTATCCCCATTATTCCCACGGACATTTAACGAGTTTTATCATGGGATGGGCGATTTGGATTGGCTATGCGGCCAGTCCGGCGATTCAAGCCGAAGCCATGGTGCAATATAGCGCTCATTACATTCCCGGCTTATTTAATGCAACGACGAATACCATCGAGCCGCCCGGTCTTTTATTGGCAGCTGTTTTAATGTTCTTATTTTTCTTGATTAATTATTTTGGAGTGCGGTCATTTGCCCGGGTTAATACCCCATTAACGTTAATCAAGTTTATTATGCCGACACTGACTATCATCGTATTTTTAGCCACGGGGCTTCATTGGCATAATATGCATGTGCAACATTTTGCCCCCTATGGCAGTGCCGGTGTTCTCCAAGCGATTGCCACCTCGGGTATTATTTTTTCATATTTAGGATTTCGCCAAGCGGTAGATTTGGCAGGCGAGGCAAAAAATCCCCATCGCGATGTGCCCCGGGCGATTATGTTGTCGATTGGGATTGGCATTATTTTGTATTCACTATTGCAAGTGGTTTTTATTGCGGCGGTACCCACTGCACAGCTTCGGCAAGGATGGGATCATCTTGCTATGGCAGCACCTTTTGCCCAATTGGCGGTGGGACTGAACTTGGGCTGGGTAGCCGCATTGCTCTATGCTGATGCGATCATATCGCCGACAGGAACGGGTAATGTCTATTTAGCCTCTACCACCCGGGTTCTTTATGCGATGGCGGAAAATGGCTATTTGCCAAAAGTGTTGGCTAAGGTCGACCCGAAAACCGGTATCCCCGTGGCCTCATTAGTTTTGGCGTTTCTGTTAGGGTTATTGTTTTTGGCCCCGTTTCCGGCATGGAATCAACTGGTCAGTGTGATTTCCTCGGCCACGGTTCTCACCTATATTATGGGACCCATTTCAGCCGCCGTGTTTCGTAGGACAGCGCCTAATGCCCCCCGCTTTTATAGAGTGCCGGGGCTATCTATTGTTGGTCCTGTGGCTTTTGTGATGGGATCTTGGATCATCTACTGGACTGGATGGAATGTCGATTGGAAACTGCTATTAGCGATGTTAGTGGGGGTGCTCCTTTATGCACTGTTTTCCTGGCTCTTGCCGGAACAAATTGAGCGGCCCTCTTGGCGTTCGGTGAAAGCAGGAATCTGGCTGGTTGTGTATTTGATGGCGATGTTAGCCATGTCCTATGGCGGGTCCGGCCGCTTTGGTTCCCCCTACAACCATCACAAAGGATTGATTCACTTTCCTTATGATTTGATTGTGAGCGCGCTTATGTCCCTGGCTTTTTATTATTGGGGCGTAGCCAGTGGCTACCCGACGCCCCAGTTGACAGAGGCTTTAGGACATCCTGAATAA
- a CDS encoding carbohydrate ABC transporter permease — protein sequence MAAKVAVKPEPHRPKSQARTSYLAKRRRVGYLLVLPAVVALALIAIYPLLYNLVLSTRFDVLTEPGTEHFIGLQNYQQLLSDPNFWGDLLRTGIFVVISVTLEFIAGMILALVVHRKFKARGLVRASILIPWAIPTAVSALLWKMFFDTRSGFVDFALGALHLPGSQLVWFNSPTLAWVPIILSDMWKNTPFIALLLLAGLQTIPQEIYESAKIDGASSWQAFWALTLPLLRPAILVALIFRTLSAMLVFDTVFVMTGGGPGQSTEVIAYYDWYKYMVSLNFGFGAAVAVVISLLALLLAAFYVRILRQRGGFMT from the coding sequence ATGGCAGCTAAAGTCGCGGTAAAGCCTGAACCTCATCGTCCCAAATCGCAGGCCAGAACGTCGTATTTAGCCAAGCGACGGAGGGTCGGCTATCTCTTGGTGTTGCCCGCGGTTGTGGCATTGGCTTTGATTGCGATTTATCCTTTGCTATATAACCTGGTTCTGTCAACACGTTTTGATGTGTTGACAGAACCAGGTACCGAGCATTTTATCGGGTTGCAAAATTATCAACAGTTATTGAGCGACCCCAATTTTTGGGGAGATTTGCTGCGAACGGGCATTTTTGTGGTGATTTCCGTGACGTTGGAATTCATTGCGGGCATGATTTTGGCGTTGGTGGTTCACCGCAAATTCAAAGCCCGAGGGCTCGTGCGGGCCTCCATTTTAATACCGTGGGCAATACCCACAGCCGTTTCCGCCTTGTTGTGGAAAATGTTTTTTGATACCCGTTCAGGTTTTGTGGATTTTGCCTTAGGCGCGTTGCATTTGCCGGGATCGCAACTGGTCTGGTTTAATTCGCCAACGTTGGCCTGGGTTCCTATCATATTAAGTGATATGTGGAAGAATACCCCCTTTATTGCCTTGTTGCTCTTAGCTGGGTTGCAGACAATACCTCAGGAAATCTATGAAAGTGCCAAAATTGATGGGGCTAGCAGTTGGCAGGCGTTTTGGGCTTTAACTTTGCCGCTCTTACGCCCGGCAATTTTAGTGGCACTGATCTTTCGGACATTAAGCGCCATGTTAGTCTTTGATACCGTGTTTGTGATGACCGGTGGGGGTCCTGGACAAAGTACCGAAGTCATTGCCTACTATGATTGGTACAAATACATGGTGTCCTTGAATTTTGGCTTTGGGGCGGCGGTTGCCGTAGTGATTAGTCTTCTCGCCTTATTATTAGCGGCCTTTTACGTGCGAATCTTGCGGCAACGGGGAGGATTCATGACATGA
- a CDS encoding universal stress protein, giving the protein MFTKVAVAVDGSEASYHALSKALEMTGEEGQLLLIDVKDITAFIQPMSLGTTYGTPIATENLQALLDEWDKNAEAVHQKAQKMVETTKIQAEWRIVTVEEGEGTAAQAFFDTASKWGADVIVVGRHQGSRFIEGMFGSFPRWLVTHSTLPVLIVPPAGK; this is encoded by the coding sequence ATGTTTACCAAGGTGGCTGTTGCCGTCGATGGATCGGAAGCAAGTTATCATGCGCTCAGTAAAGCACTGGAAATGACGGGAGAAGAAGGACAACTTCTTCTTATTGATGTGAAAGATATTACCGCATTTATTCAACCGATGTCGTTAGGTACAACGTATGGAACGCCAATCGCGACAGAAAATTTGCAAGCATTACTCGATGAATGGGATAAAAATGCTGAGGCCGTCCACCAAAAGGCCCAAAAAATGGTCGAAACGACCAAGATTCAGGCTGAATGGCGTATTGTTACCGTGGAGGAAGGGGAAGGCACGGCCGCGCAGGCCTTTTTCGATACCGCAAGCAAATGGGGTGCCGATGTGATTGTGGTGGGGAGACATCAAGGCTCCCGTTTCATTGAAGGGATGTTTGGCAGTTTTCCTCGTTGGTTGGTTACTCATTCCACTCTTCCGGTGTTAATCGTGCCGCCTGCTGGGAAATAA
- a CDS encoding HPr family phosphocarrier protein, whose product MVQRQYTIMASDGLHARVAAQLVKTLATFPFTVQISCHGKTVNGKSILHILSLGAQHHDVVTIDYETDDLTQVTACEQSLSEVIEAISKL is encoded by the coding sequence ATGGTTCAACGACAATATACCATTATGGCCAGCGACGGACTTCATGCCAGAGTTGCAGCGCAATTGGTGAAAACCTTAGCGACCTTCCCTTTTACGGTGCAGATTTCGTGTCACGGAAAAACGGTAAATGGCAAAAGTATTCTTCACATTTTATCACTGGGAGCCCAACATCATGACGTGGTTACGATCGATTATGAGACAGATGACTTGACTCAAGTGACGGCTTGCGAACAATCATTGTCGGAGGTAATCGAAGCGATATCAAAGTTATAA
- a CDS encoding ABC transporter substrate-binding protein — protein sequence MASSKHVRRAGLGIFSALLLTGTLAGCGSSQATTSKTVNLVFATQGLGTEAQATQQAVKEFEKLHPNIHVQIETLSASSNDAYQTLVTDLTSGSSTPDVITSDVIWPPTFAAAKWILPLNQFHPNLSHFFPGMVKAGEYQGKLYAIPWFINVEGLYYRTDLVKTPPKTFTQLVSDAKAAMKKNPKLIGLAFEGNKYEGAVTVFQDVSGGFGGEFLNAKGQPVLNSPQNIRALTWLDNAIKTGLSPQAVTSWEEGNVQQAFLSGDAVFATNWPYLYPLAEQNGSAVKNKVGFAPPPVQGGKPTASLGGDVLVINKNTKYPKQAWELVKFLTSAKTMTQRALISGDPPARTDAYTSSLISQAPWFKQEEAVYADATPRPVTPLYPQISAKIQEALSAVYSGQETPKQALDQAQKAVEAIVSGHGS from the coding sequence ATGGCCTCATCCAAACACGTTCGGCGCGCGGGTCTTGGCATATTTAGCGCCTTGTTGTTAACGGGAACCCTGGCCGGATGTGGTTCATCTCAAGCCACGACCTCGAAGACGGTTAATCTCGTTTTTGCCACACAAGGACTGGGCACAGAAGCGCAAGCAACGCAACAAGCCGTGAAGGAGTTTGAAAAATTGCACCCGAATATTCATGTGCAAATTGAAACCCTCTCGGCGTCGTCGAACGATGCTTATCAGACCTTGGTGACGGATTTAACTTCGGGTTCGAGTACACCGGATGTCATTACTTCCGATGTCATATGGCCTCCAACATTTGCGGCGGCCAAATGGATTCTTCCTCTTAATCAATTTCATCCTAATCTCAGCCACTTCTTCCCAGGCATGGTCAAAGCGGGAGAATACCAAGGAAAACTCTATGCGATTCCTTGGTTTATTAATGTGGAAGGCTTATATTACCGGACCGATCTCGTTAAGACCCCTCCGAAAACCTTTACTCAACTAGTTTCGGACGCCAAAGCGGCGATGAAAAAGAATCCTAAACTAATTGGACTGGCTTTTGAGGGGAATAAATATGAGGGAGCTGTGACAGTTTTCCAAGATGTGTCCGGCGGATTTGGCGGCGAATTTTTAAATGCCAAGGGGCAGCCGGTATTAAATTCTCCACAAAATATCCGGGCCTTGACGTGGCTGGATAATGCGATCAAAACGGGACTTTCGCCGCAAGCTGTGACAAGCTGGGAAGAAGGCAATGTCCAACAGGCGTTCTTGTCAGGCGATGCGGTATTTGCGACGAACTGGCCGTATTTATATCCTTTGGCCGAACAAAACGGATCGGCGGTTAAGAATAAAGTGGGGTTTGCTCCCCCGCCCGTTCAAGGAGGCAAGCCCACAGCATCATTAGGCGGCGATGTCTTAGTCATTAACAAAAATACGAAGTATCCCAAACAAGCCTGGGAACTCGTGAAGTTTCTGACCTCGGCTAAAACCATGACCCAAAGGGCGTTAATTTCCGGAGATCCCCCAGCCCGTACAGATGCCTATACATCCTCGTTAATCAGCCAAGCGCCCTGGTTTAAACAAGAAGAAGCGGTGTATGCTGACGCGACCCCTCGTCCTGTCACCCCGTTATACCCCCAGATTTCGGCGAAAATTCAAGAAGCCTTGTCTGCGGTATATTCTGGTCAGGAAACGCCGAAGCAGGCACTCGACCAAGCGCAAAAGGCTGTCGAAGCTATCGTGAGTGGTCATGGCAGCTAA
- a CDS encoding carbohydrate ABC transporter permease translates to MRTWFGRAGFNLLIVFIILYSLFPFYWVFKSSMESSIALNQPTSSLLPQQWTFEHYRAIFAVENFLRPLLNSMFVAGMTTIISVILGSMAAYGLARMPIKGKVLILGFVLLVSFFPQIAMVGPLFLVFRHLHWLNTYQSLIVPYLILSLPITTWILTAFFSQIPVDIEEAAMVDGASITQTILKVFAPIALPGIFTAAILGFLLSWNDFLFALSFIQSPNMDTVPLALVNFRNAYYVHYGQIYAGVVIASLPIALIVLFLQQRIESGLTAGSVKG, encoded by the coding sequence ATGAGAACATGGTTCGGACGGGCAGGCTTTAATCTTCTTATTGTGTTTATTATTTTGTATTCCCTGTTTCCCTTTTACTGGGTATTCAAATCGTCAATGGAATCTAGCATTGCCCTTAATCAACCCACATCGAGTTTGTTACCCCAACAATGGACTTTTGAGCATTATCGGGCCATTTTCGCGGTAGAAAACTTTCTGCGTCCCCTGCTTAATAGCATGTTTGTGGCCGGCATGACCACAATTATCTCCGTCATTTTAGGATCCATGGCGGCTTACGGATTAGCGCGCATGCCGATTAAGGGTAAGGTGCTGATTTTAGGTTTTGTGTTATTAGTGTCCTTTTTTCCGCAAATTGCCATGGTCGGCCCCTTATTTTTAGTTTTTCGGCATTTACACTGGCTGAACACCTACCAAAGTTTGATTGTGCCTTACCTGATTTTATCCTTACCTATTACCACCTGGATTTTGACCGCGTTTTTTAGTCAAATTCCTGTTGATATTGAAGAAGCGGCTATGGTGGATGGGGCTTCGATTACTCAAACCATTCTCAAAGTCTTTGCACCCATTGCCTTGCCAGGAATTTTTACCGCCGCCATTTTGGGGTTTCTTCTATCGTGGAATGACTTTTTGTTTGCCCTGTCTTTTATCCAAAGTCCCAATATGGATACGGTGCCCTTAGCCCTCGTCAACTTCCGCAATGCATATTACGTGCATTATGGCCAGATTTATGCCGGGGTGGTTATTGCGTCATTGCCCATTGCGCTCATTGTGCTGTTTTTGCAGCAGCGGATTGAATCGGGATTAACAGCCGGCAGTGTTAAGGGATAG
- the dhaK gene encoding dihydroxyacetone kinase subunit DhaK — MKKLLDQVETMVEDALDGFVWAFPQYLRRLPGSYVLARVEPKGTGKVGIVSGGGSGHEPAHGGYVGYGMLDAAVAGEVFTSPTPDQILEGIRAANHGAGVLLVIKNYTGDVMNFEIAQDLAREEGIPTEAVVVNDDVAVDDSLYTTGRRGIAGTIFVHKIAGALAEAGASLESVRDGAKEVIHHVRSMGFALTPCTVPAAGQPSFTLADTEMEMGIGIHGEPGTHRQQVRPARELAHEILRQIAADLSLKPGEDVACIINGMGATPLLELAVFAKDVAEWFHQAELHPKFVMMGEFMTSLDMAGASISVLRLSEDMRQGLWAACDTPAWRQGVKYDQ, encoded by the coding sequence ATGAAAAAACTCCTGGATCAGGTCGAAACCATGGTGGAGGATGCGTTGGATGGATTCGTGTGGGCTTTTCCTCAGTATCTTAGACGTCTTCCCGGCAGCTATGTTCTTGCCCGAGTAGAACCCAAAGGGACTGGCAAAGTCGGTATTGTGTCCGGAGGCGGTTCCGGTCATGAGCCTGCTCACGGTGGGTACGTTGGCTATGGAATGCTCGATGCGGCTGTGGCAGGCGAAGTTTTTACCTCGCCAACACCGGATCAAATTCTTGAAGGGATTCGGGCCGCTAATCACGGTGCAGGGGTTCTCTTAGTTATCAAAAATTACACGGGCGATGTGATGAATTTTGAGATTGCTCAAGATTTGGCTAGAGAAGAAGGAATACCAACCGAGGCGGTGGTGGTGAATGATGATGTGGCAGTCGACGATTCCTTATATACCACCGGACGACGAGGCATTGCTGGGACCATTTTTGTTCACAAAATTGCGGGAGCCCTGGCGGAAGCGGGGGCTTCTTTAGAATCCGTCCGGGACGGGGCAAAAGAGGTGATCCACCACGTGCGGTCGATGGGCTTTGCCCTCACCCCTTGCACCGTTCCCGCGGCGGGACAACCGAGTTTTACATTAGCGGATACTGAGATGGAAATGGGAATTGGTATTCACGGAGAACCTGGCACACACCGACAACAGGTGCGGCCAGCCCGGGAATTAGCCCATGAAATTCTTCGTCAAATCGCTGCAGATCTTTCGTTAAAACCCGGGGAGGATGTGGCCTGTATCATTAACGGTATGGGTGCGACGCCACTTTTGGAGTTAGCGGTTTTCGCCAAAGATGTGGCCGAGTGGTTTCATCAAGCAGAGCTTCACCCCAAATTTGTGATGATGGGAGAATTTATGACTTCACTCGATATGGCGGGGGCCTCTATCAGCGTGCTGCGTTTAAGTGAGGATATGAGACAGGGCTTGTGGGCAGCTTGTGATACGCCTGCCTGGCGCCAGGGGGTCAAATATGACCAGTGA